A genomic region of Prionailurus bengalensis isolate Pbe53 chromosome D1, Fcat_Pben_1.1_paternal_pri, whole genome shotgun sequence contains the following coding sequences:
- the CD1H11orf68 gene encoding UPF0696 protein C11orf68 homolog isoform X2: MAAAAAVAGAGRGGGGGGGGSGAEPRQERSRARGWSGAERGEGRRMEPGEEMEEEDSPGGREDGFTAEHLAAEAMAADMDPWLVFDARTTPAAELDAWLAKYPPSQVTRYGDPGSPNSEPVGWIAAYGQGYVPNSGDVQGLQAAWEVLQTSGRPVTPSTLRQLAITHRVLSGKWLIHLAPGFKLDHAWAGIARAVVEGRLQVAKVSPRAREGGRQVICVYTDDFTDRLGVLEADAAIRAAGIKCLLTYKPDVYTYLGIYRANRWHLCPTLYESRFQLGGSARGSRVLDRANNVELT; the protein is encoded by the exons ATGGCGGCGGCGGCAGccgtggcgggggcggggcgcggcggcggcggcggcggcggcggcagcggcgcggAGCCCCGGCAGGAGCGGAGCCGGGCGCGGGGCTGGAGCGGCGCCGAGCGCGGCGAAGGCCGGAG GATGGAGCCTGGTGAAGAAATGGAGGAGGAAGACTCTCCAGGCGGCCGTGAGGATGGCTTCACTGCCGAGCACCTGGCCGCAGAGGCCATGGCAGCCGACATGGACCCCTGGCTGGTGTTTGATGCCCGCACCACACCTGCCGCTGAGCTGGATGCCTGGCTGGCCAAGTACCCACCATCCCAAGTCACTCGCTATGGGGACCCTGGCTCACCCAACTCCGAGCCTGTGGGCTGGATTGCAGCGTATGGGCAGGGCTATGTCCCCAACTCGGGCGATGTGCAGGGCCTGCAGGCAGCCTGGGAGGTTCTGCAGACCAGCGGGCGGCCCGTCACACCGAGTACCCTGCGCCAGCTGGCCATCACCCATCGTGTGCTCTCTGGCAAGTGGCTGATACACCTGGCACCTGGCTTCAAGCTGGACCATGCCTGGGCTGGCATTGCTCGGGCCGTGGTCGAGGGCCGGCTTCAGGTGGCCAAGGTGAGCCCACGGGCCAGGGAGGGTGGGCGCCAGGTCATCTGTGTTTACACGGATGACTTCACGGACCGCTTGGGTGTACTGGAGGCGGATGCGGCCATCCGCGCGGCGGGCATTAAGTGCCTGCTCACCTACAAGCCTGACGTCTACACCTACCTGGGCATCTATCGGGCCAACCGTTGGCACCTGTGCCCCACTCTCTATGAGAGTCGTTTCCAGCTGGGGGGCAGTGCCCGCGGCTCCCGTGTGCTGGACCGCGCCAACAATGTGGAACTGACCTAG
- the FOSL1 gene encoding fos-related antigen 1 isoform X3: MFRDFGEPGPSSGAGGAYGGPAQPPASGQQTSSLAPPFLTPQKFHLVPSVNAVSGSQELQWIVQPHFLGPSSSYPRSLAYPQYSPPQPRPGVIRALGPPPGVRRRPCEQISPEEEERRRVRRERNKLAAAKCRNRRKELTDFLQAETDKLEDEKSGLQREIEELQKQKERLELVLEAHRPICKIPEGATERDTGDTGGTSGTSSPPAAPSRPVPCISLSSGPVLEPEALHTPTLMTTPSLTPFTPSPVFTYPSTPEPCASAHRRSSSSSGDPSSDPLGSPTLLAL; this comes from the exons ATGTTCCGAGACTTCGGGGAACCCGGACCGAGCTCCGGGGCCGGCGGTGCGTACGGCGGCCCGGCGCAGCCCCCCGCTTCAGGCCAGCAG ACCTCATCCTTGGCCCCTCCGTTTCTCACCCCTCAGAAGTTCCACCTCGTGCCAAGCGTCAATGCTGTGAGTGGCAGCCAGGAACTGCAGTGGATAGTACAGCCTCACTTCCTGGGACCCAGCAGCAGCTATCCCAGGTCCCTGGCCTACCCCCAGTAcagccccccccagccccggccaGGAGTCATCAGGGCCCTAGGGCCACCTCCAGGGGTCCGTCGCAGGCCCTGTGAACAG atcagcccggaggaggaggagcgCCGTCGAGTGAGGCGCGAGAGGAATAAGCTGGCCGCGGCCAAGTGCAGGAACCGGAGGAAGGAACTGACCGACTTCCTGCAGGCG GAGACTGACAAACTGGAAGACGAGAAATCTGGTCTGCAGCGAGAGATTGAAGAGCTGCAGAAGCAGAAGGAGCGTCTGGAGCTGGTGCTCGAAGCCCACCGTCCCATCTGCAAAATCCCGGAGGGGGCCACGGAGAGGGACACTGGCGACACAGGCGGTACCAGCGGCACCAGCAGCCCACCAGCAGCCCCCTCCCGCCCTGTACCATGTATCTCTCTTTCCTCGGGGCCTGTGCTTGAACCTGAAGCATTGCACACCCCCACGCTCATGACCACACCCTCCCTGACTCCTTTCACCCCTAGCCCTGTCTTCACCTACCCCAGCACCCCTGAGCCCTGTGCCTCAGCCCATCGCAGGAGTAGCAGCAGCAGCGGGGACCCATCCTCCGACCCTCTGGGCTCTCCCACCCTCCTTGCCTTATGA
- the FOSL1 gene encoding fos-related antigen 1 isoform X2, translated as MFRDFGEPGPSSGAGGAYGGPAQPPASGQQKFHLVPSVNAVSGSQELQWIVQPHFLGPSSSYPRSLAYPQYSPPQPRPGVIRALGPPPGVRRRPCEQISPEEEERRRVRRERNKLAAAKCRNRRKELTDFLQAETDKLEDEKSGLQREIEELQKQKERLELVLEAHRPICKIPEGATERDTGDTGGTSGTSSPPAAPSRPVPCISLSSGPVLEPEALHTPTLMTTPSLTPFTPSPVFTYPSTPEPCASAHRRSSSSSGDPSSDPLGSPTLLAL; from the exons ATGTTCCGAGACTTCGGGGAACCCGGACCGAGCTCCGGGGCCGGCGGTGCGTACGGCGGCCCGGCGCAGCCCCCCGCTTCAGGCCAGCAG AAGTTCCACCTCGTGCCAAGCGTCAATGCTGTGAGTGGCAGCCAGGAACTGCAGTGGATAGTACAGCCTCACTTCCTGGGACCCAGCAGCAGCTATCCCAGGTCCCTGGCCTACCCCCAGTAcagccccccccagccccggccaGGAGTCATCAGGGCCCTAGGGCCACCTCCAGGGGTCCGTCGCAGGCCCTGTGAACAG atcagcccggaggaggaggagcgCCGTCGAGTGAGGCGCGAGAGGAATAAGCTGGCCGCGGCCAAGTGCAGGAACCGGAGGAAGGAACTGACCGACTTCCTGCAGGCG GAGACTGACAAACTGGAAGACGAGAAATCTGGTCTGCAGCGAGAGATTGAAGAGCTGCAGAAGCAGAAGGAGCGTCTGGAGCTGGTGCTCGAAGCCCACCGTCCCATCTGCAAAATCCCGGAGGGGGCCACGGAGAGGGACACTGGCGACACAGGCGGTACCAGCGGCACCAGCAGCCCACCAGCAGCCCCCTCCCGCCCTGTACCATGTATCTCTCTTTCCTCGGGGCCTGTGCTTGAACCTGAAGCATTGCACACCCCCACGCTCATGACCACACCCTCCCTGACTCCTTTCACCCCTAGCCCTGTCTTCACCTACCCCAGCACCCCTGAGCCCTGTGCCTCAGCCCATCGCAGGAGTAGCAGCAGCAGCGGGGACCCATCCTCCGACCCTCTGGGCTCTCCCACCCTCCTTGCCTTATGA
- the LOC122484483 gene encoding acidic fibroblast growth factor intracellular-binding protein, whose amino-acid sequence MTSELDIFVGNTTLIDEDVYRLWLDGYSVSDAVSLRVRSGILEQTGATAAVLQSDTMDHYRTFHMLERLLHAPPKLLHQLIFQIPPSRQALLIERYYAFDEAFVREVLGKKLSKGTKKDLDDISTKTGITLKSCRRQFDNFKRVFKVVEEMRGSLVDNIQQHFLLSDRLARDYAAIVFFANNRFETGKKKLQYLSFGDFAFCAELMIQNWTLGAVDSQVADMDVDLDKEFLQDLKELKMLVADKDLLDLHKSLVCTALRGKLGVFSEMEANFKNLSRGLVNVAAKLTHNKDVRDLFVDLVEKFVEPCRSDHWPLNDVRLFLNQYSASVHSLDGFRHQALWDRYMGTLRGCLLRLYHD is encoded by the exons ATGACCAGCGAACTGGATATCTTCGTGGGGAACACGACGCTCATCGACGAGGACGTGTATCGCCTCTGGCTGGACGGTTACTCGG TGAGCGACGCGGTGTCCCTGAGGGTGCGCTCGGGAATCTTGGAGCAGACGGGCGCGACGGCAGCGGTGCTTCAGAGTGACACCATGGACCACTACCGTACTTTCCACATGCTCGAGCGCCTGCTGCACGCGCCGCCCAAGCTGTTGCACCAGCTCATCTTCCAGATCCCGCCGTCCCGACAGGCGTTGCTCATCGAGAG GTACTATGCCTTTGACGAGGCCTTTGTGCGGGAGGTCCTGGGCAAGAAGCTGTCCAAGGGCACCAAGAAAGACCTGGATGACATCAGCACCAAAACAGGCATCACCCTCAAGAGCTGCCGGAGACAA TTTGACAACTTTAAGCGAGTCTTCAAGGTGGTGGAGGAAATGCGGGGCTCCCTGGTGGACAACATTCAGCAACACTTTCTCCTTTCTGACCGGTTGGCCAG ggacTATGCGGCCATTGTCTTCTTTGCCAACAACCGCTTTGAGACGGGGAAGAAAAAACTGCAGTATCTGAGCTTTGGTGACTTTGCCTTCTGTGCTGAGCTCATGATCCAGAACTGGACCCTCGGAGCCGTCG ACTCCCAGGTGGCTGACATGGATGTGGATTTAGACAAGGAGTTTCTCCAAGACTTGAAGGAGCTCAAGATGCTTGTGGCTGACAAAGACCTCCTGGACCTGCATAAGAG CCTGGTGTGCACTGCCCTCCGGGGAAAGCTTGGCGTCTTCTCTGAGATGGAAGCCAACTTCAAG AACCTGTCCCGGGGGCTGGTGAACGTGGCCGCCAAGCTGACCCACAATAAGGATGTCAGAGACCTGTTTGTGGACCTCGTGGAGAAG TTCGTGGAACCCTGCCGTTCTGACCACTGGCCACTGAATGATGTGCGGCTCTTCCTGAATCAGTATTCGGCATCCGTCCACTCCCTGGATGGTTTCCG GCACCAGGCCCTCTGGGACCGCTACATGGGCACCCTCCGTGGCTGCCTCCTGCGCCTCTATCATGACTGA
- the CTSW gene encoding cathepsin W isoform X3: MAMTVYLSCLLVLSMAGLAQGIKSSLRSQDPGPQPLELKQAFTLFQIQYNRSYSNPEEYARRLDIFAHNLAQAQQLEEEDLGTAEFGVTPFSDLTEEEFGRLYGHRRMDGEAPKVGREVGSEEWGESVPPTCDWRKLDGVISSVKKQESCSCCWAMAAAGNIEALWGIKYRQSVELSVQGGLASEKDYPFQGQVKPHRCLAKKHKKVAWIQDFIMLPDNEQKIAWYLATQGPITVTINMKLLKLYKKGVIEATPTSCDPFLVDHSVLLVGFGKSESVADRRAGAAGAQPQSRRSIPFWILKNSWGTKWGEKGYFRLYRGNNTCGITKYPLTARVDQPAKKRPVSCPP, translated from the exons ATGGCAATGACTGTCTACCTTTCCTGCCTCCTGGTCCTGTCTATGGCCGGCCTGGCTCAAGGCATCAAGAGCTCCCTTAGGAGCCAG GACCCAGGACCCCAGCCGCTGGAGCTGAAACAGGCCTTCACATTGTTCCAGATCCAGTACAACCGGAGTTACTCAAACCCAGAAG AGTATGCTCGTCGCCTGGACATCTTTGCACACAACCTGGCCCAGGCTcagcagctggaggaggaagaCTTAGGCACAGCCGAGTTTGGGGTGACTCCATTCAGTGACCTCACAG AGGAGGAGTTTGGCCGGCTCTACGGGCATCGGAGGATGGATGGAGAGGCTCCCAAAGTGGGCAGAGAGGTAGGGTCTGAAGAGTGGGGGGAGTCAGTGCCCCCAACCTGTGACTGGCGGAAGTTGGATGGAGTCATCTCATCCGTCAAGAAGCAG GAAAGCTGCAGCTGTTGCTGGGCCATGGCAGCGGCAGGCAACATCGAGGCCCTGTGGGGCATCAAATACCGCCAGTCCGTAGAACTCTCCGTGCAGG GTGGGCTGGCCAGCGAAAAGGACTACCCATTCCAAGGGCAGGTCAAACCCCACCGGTGCCTGGCCAAGAAGCATAAGAAGGTGGCCTGGATCCAGGATTTCATCATGCTGCCGGACAACGAgcaga AAATCGCCTGGTACCTGGCCACCCAAGGCCCCATCACCGTGACCATCAATATGAAGCTCCTGAAG CTATACAAGAAGGGTGTGATCGAGGCCACGCCCACCTCCTGTGACCCTTTCCTCGTGGACCACTCTGTCCTGCTTGTGGGCTTTGGGAAGAGCGAGTCAGTGGCGGACAGGCGGGCAGGGGCAGCCGGAGCCCAGCCTCAATCTCGCCGCTCAATCCCGTTCTGGATCCTGAAGAACTCCTGGGGCACCAAATGGGGTGAGAAG GGCTATTTCCGGCTGTACCGAGGGAATAACACCTGTGGCATCACCAAGTACCCACTCACTGCCCGTGTGGACCAACCAGCGAAGAAGCGCCCAGTGTCCTGCCCTCCCTGA
- the FOSL1 gene encoding fos-related antigen 1 isoform X1: MRPAPSHTAHEQGFIAKLVSLTAQLCSFWALRTGSCIEGRWRCGFCPAEAPQSTETSSLAPPFLTPQKFHLVPSVNAVSGSQELQWIVQPHFLGPSSSYPRSLAYPQYSPPQPRPGVIRALGPPPGVRRRPCEQISPEEEERRRVRRERNKLAAAKCRNRRKELTDFLQAETDKLEDEKSGLQREIEELQKQKERLELVLEAHRPICKIPEGATERDTGDTGGTSGTSSPPAAPSRPVPCISLSSGPVLEPEALHTPTLMTTPSLTPFTPSPVFTYPSTPEPCASAHRRSSSSSGDPSSDPLGSPTLLAL; the protein is encoded by the exons ATGAGAcctgccccaagtcacacagctcatGAGCAGGGATTTATCGCCAAGTTAGTCTCTCTGACTGCCCAGTTGTGCTCTTTCTGGGCTCTCAGAACCGGCAGCTGCATCGAGGGTAGATGGCGGTGTGGCTTCTGTCCAGCGGAAGCCCCTCAATCCACAGAGACCTCATCCTTGGCCCCTCCGTTTCTCACCCCTCAGAAGTTCCACCTCGTGCCAAGCGTCAATGCTGTGAGTGGCAGCCAGGAACTGCAGTGGATAGTACAGCCTCACTTCCTGGGACCCAGCAGCAGCTATCCCAGGTCCCTGGCCTACCCCCAGTAcagccccccccagccccggccaGGAGTCATCAGGGCCCTAGGGCCACCTCCAGGGGTCCGTCGCAGGCCCTGTGAACAG atcagcccggaggaggaggagcgCCGTCGAGTGAGGCGCGAGAGGAATAAGCTGGCCGCGGCCAAGTGCAGGAACCGGAGGAAGGAACTGACCGACTTCCTGCAGGCG GAGACTGACAAACTGGAAGACGAGAAATCTGGTCTGCAGCGAGAGATTGAAGAGCTGCAGAAGCAGAAGGAGCGTCTGGAGCTGGTGCTCGAAGCCCACCGTCCCATCTGCAAAATCCCGGAGGGGGCCACGGAGAGGGACACTGGCGACACAGGCGGTACCAGCGGCACCAGCAGCCCACCAGCAGCCCCCTCCCGCCCTGTACCATGTATCTCTCTTTCCTCGGGGCCTGTGCTTGAACCTGAAGCATTGCACACCCCCACGCTCATGACCACACCCTCCCTGACTCCTTTCACCCCTAGCCCTGTCTTCACCTACCCCAGCACCCCTGAGCCCTGTGCCTCAGCCCATCGCAGGAGTAGCAGCAGCAGCGGGGACCCATCCTCCGACCCTCTGGGCTCTCCCACCCTCCTTGCCTTATGA
- the CTSW gene encoding cathepsin W isoform X2, whose amino-acid sequence MAMTVYLSCLLVLSMAGLAQGIKSSLRSQDPGPQPLELKQAFTLFQIQYNRSYSNPEEYARRLDIFAHNLAQAQQLEEEDLGTAEFGVTPFSDLTEEEFGRLYGHRRMDGEAPKVGREVGSEEWGESVPPTCDWRKLDGVISSVKKQESCSCCWAMAAAGNIEALWGIKYRQSVELSVQELLDCGRCGDGCRGGFVWDAFITVLNNSGLASEKDYPFQGQVKPHRCLAKKHKKVAWIQDFIMLPDNEQKIAWYLATQGPITVTINMKLLKLYKKGVIEATPTSCDPFLVDHSVLLVGFGKSESVADRRAGAAGAQPQSRRSIPFWILKNSWGTKWGEKGYFRLYRGNNTCGITKYPLTARVDQPAKKRPVSCPP is encoded by the exons ATGGCAATGACTGTCTACCTTTCCTGCCTCCTGGTCCTGTCTATGGCCGGCCTGGCTCAAGGCATCAAGAGCTCCCTTAGGAGCCAG GACCCAGGACCCCAGCCGCTGGAGCTGAAACAGGCCTTCACATTGTTCCAGATCCAGTACAACCGGAGTTACTCAAACCCAGAAG AGTATGCTCGTCGCCTGGACATCTTTGCACACAACCTGGCCCAGGCTcagcagctggaggaggaagaCTTAGGCACAGCCGAGTTTGGGGTGACTCCATTCAGTGACCTCACAG AGGAGGAGTTTGGCCGGCTCTACGGGCATCGGAGGATGGATGGAGAGGCTCCCAAAGTGGGCAGAGAGGTAGGGTCTGAAGAGTGGGGGGAGTCAGTGCCCCCAACCTGTGACTGGCGGAAGTTGGATGGAGTCATCTCATCCGTCAAGAAGCAG GAAAGCTGCAGCTGTTGCTGGGCCATGGCAGCGGCAGGCAACATCGAGGCCCTGTGGGGCATCAAATACCGCCAGTCCGTAGAACTCTCCGTGCAGG AGCTGCTCGACTGTGGCCGCTGTGGGGATGGCTGCAGGGGCGGCTTCGTCTGGGATGCGTTCATAACCGTCCTCAACAACA GTGGGCTGGCCAGCGAAAAGGACTACCCATTCCAAGGGCAGGTCAAACCCCACCGGTGCCTGGCCAAGAAGCATAAGAAGGTGGCCTGGATCCAGGATTTCATCATGCTGCCGGACAACGAgcaga AAATCGCCTGGTACCTGGCCACCCAAGGCCCCATCACCGTGACCATCAATATGAAGCTCCTGAAG CTATACAAGAAGGGTGTGATCGAGGCCACGCCCACCTCCTGTGACCCTTTCCTCGTGGACCACTCTGTCCTGCTTGTGGGCTTTGGGAAGAGCGAGTCAGTGGCGGACAGGCGGGCAGGGGCAGCCGGAGCCCAGCCTCAATCTCGCCGCTCAATCCCGTTCTGGATCCTGAAGAACTCCTGGGGCACCAAATGGGGTGAGAAG GGCTATTTCCGGCTGTACCGAGGGAATAACACCTGTGGCATCACCAAGTACCCACTCACTGCCCGTGTGGACCAACCAGCGAAGAAGCGCCCAGTGTCCTGCCCTCCCTGA
- the CTSW gene encoding cathepsin W isoform X1 — protein sequence MAMTVYLSCLLVLSMAGLAQGIKSSLRSQDPGPQPLELKQAFTLFQIQYNRSYSNPEEYARRLDIFAHNLAQAQQLEEEDLGTAEFGVTPFSDLTEEEFGRLYGHRRMDGEAPKVGREVGSEEWGESVPPTCDWRKLDGVISSVKKQVPAPVRPSPALGVEGRRGQGPEISSAAPLVQESCSCCWAMAAAGNIEALWGIKYRQSVELSVQELLDCGRCGDGCRGGFVWDAFITVLNNSGLASEKDYPFQGQVKPHRCLAKKHKKVAWIQDFIMLPDNEQKIAWYLATQGPITVTINMKLLKLYKKGVIEATPTSCDPFLVDHSVLLVGFGKSESVADRRAGAAGAQPQSRRSIPFWILKNSWGTKWGEKGYFRLYRGNNTCGITKYPLTARVDQPAKKRPVSCPP from the exons ATGGCAATGACTGTCTACCTTTCCTGCCTCCTGGTCCTGTCTATGGCCGGCCTGGCTCAAGGCATCAAGAGCTCCCTTAGGAGCCAG GACCCAGGACCCCAGCCGCTGGAGCTGAAACAGGCCTTCACATTGTTCCAGATCCAGTACAACCGGAGTTACTCAAACCCAGAAG AGTATGCTCGTCGCCTGGACATCTTTGCACACAACCTGGCCCAGGCTcagcagctggaggaggaagaCTTAGGCACAGCCGAGTTTGGGGTGACTCCATTCAGTGACCTCACAG AGGAGGAGTTTGGCCGGCTCTACGGGCATCGGAGGATGGATGGAGAGGCTCCCAAAGTGGGCAGAGAGGTAGGGTCTGAAGAGTGGGGGGAGTCAGTGCCCCCAACCTGTGACTGGCGGAAGTTGGATGGAGTCATCTCATCCGTCAAGAAGCAGGTACCTGCCCCAGTCCGGCCTAGTCCagccctgggggtggagggacggCGGGGGCAAGGCCCAGAAATCTCTTCTGCTGCCCCCCTCGTGCAGGAAAGCTGCAGCTGTTGCTGGGCCATGGCAGCGGCAGGCAACATCGAGGCCCTGTGGGGCATCAAATACCGCCAGTCCGTAGAACTCTCCGTGCAGG AGCTGCTCGACTGTGGCCGCTGTGGGGATGGCTGCAGGGGCGGCTTCGTCTGGGATGCGTTCATAACCGTCCTCAACAACA GTGGGCTGGCCAGCGAAAAGGACTACCCATTCCAAGGGCAGGTCAAACCCCACCGGTGCCTGGCCAAGAAGCATAAGAAGGTGGCCTGGATCCAGGATTTCATCATGCTGCCGGACAACGAgcaga AAATCGCCTGGTACCTGGCCACCCAAGGCCCCATCACCGTGACCATCAATATGAAGCTCCTGAAG CTATACAAGAAGGGTGTGATCGAGGCCACGCCCACCTCCTGTGACCCTTTCCTCGTGGACCACTCTGTCCTGCTTGTGGGCTTTGGGAAGAGCGAGTCAGTGGCGGACAGGCGGGCAGGGGCAGCCGGAGCCCAGCCTCAATCTCGCCGCTCAATCCCGTTCTGGATCCTGAAGAACTCCTGGGGCACCAAATGGGGTGAGAAG GGCTATTTCCGGCTGTACCGAGGGAATAACACCTGTGGCATCACCAAGTACCCACTCACTGCCCGTGTGGACCAACCAGCGAAGAAGCGCCCAGTGTCCTGCCCTCCCTGA
- the CD1H11orf68 gene encoding UPF0696 protein C11orf68 homolog isoform X1: protein MAAAAAVAGAGRGGGGGGGGSGAEPRQERSRARGWSGAERGEGRSRMEPGEEMEEEDSPGGREDGFTAEHLAAEAMAADMDPWLVFDARTTPAAELDAWLAKYPPSQVTRYGDPGSPNSEPVGWIAAYGQGYVPNSGDVQGLQAAWEVLQTSGRPVTPSTLRQLAITHRVLSGKWLIHLAPGFKLDHAWAGIARAVVEGRLQVAKVSPRAREGGRQVICVYTDDFTDRLGVLEADAAIRAAGIKCLLTYKPDVYTYLGIYRANRWHLCPTLYESRFQLGGSARGSRVLDRANNVELT from the exons ATGGCGGCGGCGGCAGccgtggcgggggcggggcgcggcggcggcggcggcggcggcggcagcggcgcggAGCCCCGGCAGGAGCGGAGCCGGGCGCGGGGCTGGAGCGGCGCCGAGCGCGGCGAAGGCCGGAG CAGGATGGAGCCTGGTGAAGAAATGGAGGAGGAAGACTCTCCAGGCGGCCGTGAGGATGGCTTCACTGCCGAGCACCTGGCCGCAGAGGCCATGGCAGCCGACATGGACCCCTGGCTGGTGTTTGATGCCCGCACCACACCTGCCGCTGAGCTGGATGCCTGGCTGGCCAAGTACCCACCATCCCAAGTCACTCGCTATGGGGACCCTGGCTCACCCAACTCCGAGCCTGTGGGCTGGATTGCAGCGTATGGGCAGGGCTATGTCCCCAACTCGGGCGATGTGCAGGGCCTGCAGGCAGCCTGGGAGGTTCTGCAGACCAGCGGGCGGCCCGTCACACCGAGTACCCTGCGCCAGCTGGCCATCACCCATCGTGTGCTCTCTGGCAAGTGGCTGATACACCTGGCACCTGGCTTCAAGCTGGACCATGCCTGGGCTGGCATTGCTCGGGCCGTGGTCGAGGGCCGGCTTCAGGTGGCCAAGGTGAGCCCACGGGCCAGGGAGGGTGGGCGCCAGGTCATCTGTGTTTACACGGATGACTTCACGGACCGCTTGGGTGTACTGGAGGCGGATGCGGCCATCCGCGCGGCGGGCATTAAGTGCCTGCTCACCTACAAGCCTGACGTCTACACCTACCTGGGCATCTATCGGGCCAACCGTTGGCACCTGTGCCCCACTCTCTATGAGAGTCGTTTCCAGCTGGGGGGCAGTGCCCGCGGCTCCCGTGTGCTGGACCGCGCCAACAATGTGGAACTGACCTAG
- the CCDC85B gene encoding coiled-coil domain-containing protein 85B: MEAEAGGLEELTDEEMAALGKEELVRRLRREEAARLAALVQRGRLMQEVNRQLQGHLGEIRELKQLNRRLQAENRELRDLCCFLDSERQRGRRAARQWQLFGTQASRAVREDLGGCWQKLAELEGRQEELLRENLALKELCLALGEEWGPRGGPGGAGGSSAGPTPELALPPCGPRDLGDGSSSTGSVGSPDQLPLACSPDD, encoded by the coding sequence ATGGAGGCCGAGGCGGGCGGCCTGGAGGAGCTGACGGACGAGGAGATGGCGGCGCTGGGCAAAGAGGAGCTGGTGCGGCGCCTGCGACGGGAGGAGGCGGCGCGCCTGGCGGCTCTGGTGCAGCGCGGCCGCCTCATGCAGGAGGTGAATCGGCAGTTGCAGGGTCACCTGGGCGAGATCCGCGAGCTCAAGCAGCTTAACCGGCGCTTACAGGCCGAAAACCGCGAGCTGCGCGACCTCTGCTGCTTCCTGGACTCGGAGCGCCAGCGCGGGCGGCGTGCCGCGCGCCAGTGGCAGCTCTTCGGGACCCAAGCATCCCGAGCGGTGCGCGAGGACTTGGGCGGTTGTTGGCAGAAGCTGGCCGAGCTGGAGGGCCGCCAGGAGGAGCTGCTGCGGGAGAACCTGGCGCTTAAGGAGCTCTGCCTGGCTCTGGGCGAGGAGTGGGGCCCCCGGGGCGGCCCCGGCGGCGCGGGGGGCTCAAGCGCCGGGCCGACACCCGAGCTCGCTTTGCCCCCCTGCGGGCCCCGCGACCTGGGCGATGGAAGCTCCAGCACGGGCAGCGTGGGTAGTCCCGACCAACTGCCCCTGGCCTGCTCCCCAGATGACTGA